The genomic region CTTCTTTCTTTTTTTCATATAGAGTATTGTATTCTCTCTCCATTCCATAAGAACGCTCTTTTGTATCAAAAAAACGTGGAAATAGAATCACAGGTTTTTTAGAGAAAAAATTAAGGAAACCCTCATGTTTTCTGACAAAGGGCAAATGTTCTTCAATGATTTCTAATTCAGAATCAATAGGTAACCTTCGGTCCTGATTCGAGGACAAAACATCTTTATATTTTTCTTTTTCTTCCGGGCTAACAATTGTTTCATTAGCTGCAGTGATGATAATTTCATTAATTTTTGCGATGGATTTTTGTGTATTGGGATCAAAAGTACGAATTTCATCAACAGTATCACCAAAAAAATCAATCCTAACCGGGTTTGCCAAATAAGGAGTATAAATATCAAGAATTCCTCCTTTTAAGCTAAAATGACCAAATTGTTCACAAACCTCTTCCCTATGATAACCCAAATGAACTAGTTCCAATAAAAGTTTATCCAGCGGAAAATCCTTTCCTAGTTTTAATGAGATTGATTTGCCTTTTAAACTTTCTTTTACAGGAAGCGTACGTAATAGAGCAGATACAGAAGTTACTACCAAACATCGATTACCCGACAAAATTCGATTGATCGTTAAAATTCGGTCTCTTTTCCATTCCATTTGCCATTTTGTATACTCATAAGGAATGTTTTCTGGGCCTGGAAAATAAAAAATTTCTTCTTCTGGTAAAAAACTTAACAGCTCCCGAGAAAAACTTTCTGCATCCTGGTTTGTAGGAAGGACAACTAAAAAAGTAGAATCAGAACTGAGTGTTTCATATAAGGATCCAGTAACAAAGGAATGCGCAGATTCCGGGATTCCACTTAAGTTGACTAGAGATGATTTAGAATCAGCGAATACTTGTTTGGGATTAAATTTACGATCTTCGATTTCTTTTGCCATGAATGTTTAATTTTGAATTGAAATGATTTGGTTGTCGATGAGTCGGACTTCCCCAACAAATACAGCTAAAGCGAGCAAAACCTCACCTTCTAATTTTTCTTTAGGTTGTAAGTTCTCTGGATCCACGACTTCCAAATAATCGATCCGAACGGAGGCACCGGTCAGCAAAAAATCTCTGAGGATTTCTTTGAGTAGATGAATGTCTCTTTCGCCACCTAGGATTGTTTTATTTGCAAGAGCAAACATACGAGGAATCAGATTTGCCGTTTCTCTATGTTTTTCTGTTAAACGAACATTCCTGGAACTCATCGCCAGTCCGTCTTCTTCTCTACGGGTGGGAACTCCGACTACTTCTAAAGGAAAATTTAAATTTTTAACCATAGCCGAAATCACTCGGAACTGTTGGTAATCTTTCAGTCCAAAGAATGCCTTATTTGGTTCTGTTAAATGAAAAAGTTTTGAAACAATTTGTAATACACCTTCAAAATGGCCAGGCCTTGTGCGACCACAAAGGTGTTTTTGTAATTCAGGGATACTTAAGAGGATGGGAGTTTTGGTTTCAGGATACATGGTTTTGACATCCGGCAGAAATACCAAATCTACTCCCTTTTCTTCGCATAACTTTAAATCTGCGTTTGTATTGATTGGATAGTTTTCAAAATCTTTAGGATCATTAAATTGAGTAGGATTTACAAAGATCGAAACAATGGTTTTGTTTGTTTCTTTTTTTGATCTTTCCACAAGATCCAAATGCCCAGCATGAAGACTGCCCATGGTCGGACAAAATCCAATCGAAAGACCTGCCTTTTTCCAATCAGTAATTATATTTTTTAATTCTTGGATCTCAGAAACAACGATCATCAAAATTCCTCTGTTCGAACCTTTACACTCGTACCGTGTTCTTCATCTAAACCTTCTAACTCAGACATTAATTTAACAAAAGGATATAAGTTCTTTAAGGATTCTTTTGTGACTTCCTGAAAGGTAACTCGTTTTAAAAATGTGTCCACACCGAGGGATGAATAAATTCGACTTCCTCTTGCAGTCGGAAGGATATGATTGGTTCCGCTAATATAATCACCCATAGCCACTGGAGAATAAGGACCGATAAATACACTTCCCGCATGTTCAATTTTTGCAAATACGGATTCATTGTCTCTGGTTTGGATTTCCAAATGTTCTGGTGCAAGTTCATTCGAAAACCAAATACAATCTTCTAAACTCGGGAATACTAAAATCGCTGAATTTTTATAAATTGAGGTTTGTTTCATTTCCAAACGTTTGGGGCGTTCTATGAATGCTTTTTCTAATTCTTCACTTACTTGTTTGGCAAAATCTTCATCCGTTGTCAGTAAAATTGCAGAAGAATCTTCTCCATGTTCTGCTTGCGATAACATATCACAAGCGATCCATTTTGGATTTGCAGATGAATCTGCGATGATACAGACTTCACTTGGACCCGCTGGACTATCGATTCCAATGAGACCTTGACCCGCTAAGTAAGATTTGGCGGCGGCAACATAAGCGTTTCCAGGTCCTACCACAAATTCGGATTTAGGAATGGTTTCTGTTCCGTAAGCAGCGGCAGCAATCCCTTGTGCCCCACCGACTGTGACAATTCTATTCACACCAAGAATTTGACAGAGCCAAATTAAAATTTCAGGAAGCCCATTTTTTTGAGGAGGTGTGATGAGTTGGATGTTTCCTACACCAGCAATCTTTGCAGGAATCACTCCCATAAGAACACTAGAAGGATAAAGAGCCTTACCCCCTGGTGCATAAACAGAAAGAGAAGGAATCGGCGTGTATTTAACACCAAGCCTATTTCCATCAATGGTCTTTGACCAAGACTCCCTTTTTTGTGCTTCATGAAAGGCTTCGATATTTGATTTTGCCCTAAGAAATGCTTCCTTGGTTTTAGAATCAATATTTGTTTGAACCGAGTGTGGATTGGTCGTGACCGAACTGAGTTTGATGCCGTCAAACTTCTCGGTGAATTCCATTAGGGCTTTATCCCCTCTCGTACGCACTGCCTCCAAGATGGGAAGAATGTTTTT from Leptospira brenneri harbors:
- the panC gene encoding pantoate--beta-alanine ligase is translated as MIVVSEIQELKNIITDWKKAGLSIGFCPTMGSLHAGHLDLVERSKKETNKTIVSIFVNPTQFNDPKDFENYPINTNADLKLCEEKGVDLVFLPDVKTMYPETKTPILLSIPELQKHLCGRTRPGHFEGVLQIVSKLFHLTEPNKAFFGLKDYQQFRVISAMVKNLNFPLEVVGVPTRREEDGLAMSSRNVRLTEKHRETANLIPRMFALANKTILGGERDIHLLKEILRDFLLTGASVRIDYLEVVDPENLQPKEKLEGEVLLALAVFVGEVRLIDNQIISIQN
- the hisD gene encoding histidinol dehydrogenase → MPIPILRCEKNSRTPFERFLSGAKEDLSSATKNILPILEAVRTRGDKALMEFTEKFDGIKLSSVTTNPHSVQTNIDSKTKEAFLRAKSNIEAFHEAQKRESWSKTIDGNRLGVKYTPIPSLSVYAPGGKALYPSSVLMGVIPAKIAGVGNIQLITPPQKNGLPEILIWLCQILGVNRIVTVGGAQGIAAAAYGTETIPKSEFVVGPGNAYVAAAKSYLAGQGLIGIDSPAGPSEVCIIADSSANPKWIACDMLSQAEHGEDSSAILLTTDEDFAKQVSEELEKAFIERPKRLEMKQTSIYKNSAILVFPSLEDCIWFSNELAPEHLEIQTRDNESVFAKIEHAGSVFIGPYSPVAMGDYISGTNHILPTARGSRIYSSLGVDTFLKRVTFQEVTKESLKNLYPFVKLMSELEGLDEEHGTSVKVRTEEF